One stretch of Sinomonas terrae DNA includes these proteins:
- a CDS encoding sugar phosphate isomerase/epimerase family protein — MGRPITLFTGQWADLPFEEVARLAGEWGFDGLEIACWGDHLDPVRAARDDAYVQDRLDILKRNGLEVFAIANHLTGQAVCDDPIDARHRGILSEEVWGDGDPEGVRQRAAEAMKATARAAARLGVKTVTGFTGSAIWKAVAMFPPVPDGMIEAGYRDFADRWNPIMDVFDEVGVRFALEVHPSEIAYDYWTAKRALEAMAGREGFGLNFDPSHFIWQDLDPVMFLQDFAEKIFHVHVKESIRHLDGRNGRLGSHLAWADPRRGWDFVTAGHGHVQWEPIFRTLNSIGYEGPTSIEWEDAGMDRLVGAPQALALVKQLAQISPPAAAFDAAFSSSR, encoded by the coding sequence ATGGGACGACCGATCACGCTTTTCACGGGCCAGTGGGCCGACCTGCCGTTCGAGGAGGTCGCGCGGCTGGCAGGGGAGTGGGGCTTCGACGGGCTGGAGATCGCCTGCTGGGGCGACCACCTCGACCCGGTCCGAGCGGCCCGGGACGACGCGTACGTCCAGGACCGGCTCGACATCCTCAAGCGCAACGGGCTGGAGGTTTTCGCGATCGCGAACCACCTCACCGGCCAGGCCGTGTGCGATGACCCGATCGACGCACGGCACCGCGGGATCCTTTCCGAGGAGGTCTGGGGCGACGGCGACCCGGAGGGCGTGCGGCAGCGCGCGGCCGAGGCGATGAAGGCGACCGCGCGGGCCGCGGCGCGGCTCGGGGTCAAGACGGTCACCGGGTTCACGGGCTCGGCGATCTGGAAGGCCGTGGCGATGTTCCCGCCGGTCCCGGACGGGATGATCGAGGCCGGGTACCGGGACTTCGCGGACCGGTGGAACCCGATCATGGACGTCTTCGACGAGGTCGGGGTCCGGTTCGCGCTCGAGGTGCACCCCTCGGAGATCGCCTACGACTACTGGACGGCCAAGCGCGCGCTCGAGGCCATGGCGGGCCGGGAGGGCTTCGGGCTCAACTTCGACCCCTCGCACTTCATCTGGCAGGACCTCGACCCCGTCATGTTCCTGCAGGACTTCGCGGAGAAGATCTTCCACGTCCACGTCAAGGAGTCCATCCGCCACCTCGACGGCCGCAACGGCCGGCTCGGCTCGCACCTGGCATGGGCCGACCCCCGCCGGGGCTGGGACTTCGTCACCGCCGGCCACGGGCACGTGCAGTGGGAGCCGATCTTCCGCACCCTCAACTCGATCGGGTACGAGGGGCCCACCAGCATCGAGTGGGAGGACGCCGGCATGGACCGCCTCGTCGGGGCACCCCAGGCCCTCGCCCTCGTCAAGCAGCTCGCCCAGATCTCCCCGCCCGCCGCGGCCTTCGACGCAGCCTTCAGCAGCAGCCGGTGA
- a CDS encoding Gfo/Idh/MocA family protein produces MTQPRPLRVGMVGYAFMGAAHSQAWRTAPRFFDLPLAPVMAAVAGRDAGRVAAAAEKLGWESAETDWRRLVEREDIDLVDICTPGDTHAEIAVAALEAGKHVLCEKPLANSVAEAERMTAAADAAAARGVFSMCGFSYRRTPALALAKRLVGSGALGTVRHVRAQYLQDWLADEDAPLTWRLDRAKSGSGALGDIGAHVIDAAQWITGQGITGVSALLETFVKERPVGGDFVGLGGAGQAGGPKGPVTVDDAAVFSARLDGGAVGVFEATRFALGRKNAMRLELNGSEGSLAFDFEDMNSLWFYDAADEPNAGFRRIQVTEPEHPYTGHWWPVGHGLGYEHAFTHQAVDLVEAIAAGRQPAPSFADALQVQRVLEAVEASAADESRWTKV; encoded by the coding sequence ATGACACAACCGAGGCCTTTGCGTGTGGGCATGGTGGGCTATGCGTTCATGGGTGCGGCGCATTCGCAGGCGTGGCGGACGGCGCCGCGTTTCTTCGACCTGCCGTTGGCGCCGGTGATGGCCGCGGTGGCGGGCCGGGATGCGGGGCGGGTCGCGGCGGCGGCGGAGAAGCTGGGCTGGGAGTCGGCGGAGACCGACTGGCGGCGGCTGGTCGAGCGAGAGGACATCGACCTGGTCGATATCTGCACGCCCGGGGACACGCACGCGGAGATCGCGGTCGCGGCCCTGGAGGCGGGCAAGCACGTGCTGTGCGAGAAGCCGCTGGCGAACTCGGTGGCGGAGGCGGAGCGGATGACGGCGGCGGCGGATGCTGCGGCGGCGCGTGGGGTGTTCTCGATGTGCGGGTTCTCCTACCGCCGCACTCCGGCCCTGGCCCTGGCGAAGCGCCTGGTGGGCTCGGGGGCGCTCGGGACGGTCCGGCACGTGCGGGCCCAGTACCTCCAGGACTGGCTCGCGGACGAGGACGCGCCGCTGACCTGGCGGCTGGACAGGGCGAAGTCCGGGTCCGGGGCGCTCGGGGACATCGGCGCGCACGTGATCGACGCCGCCCAGTGGATCACGGGCCAGGGCATCACGGGGGTCTCGGCGCTGCTGGAGACGTTCGTGAAGGAACGGCCCGTGGGCGGGGACTTCGTGGGCCTGGGCGGGGCGGGGCAGGCGGGCGGGCCGAAGGGCCCGGTGACGGTCGACGACGCCGCGGTCTTCAGCGCCCGGCTCGACGGCGGCGCGGTGGGCGTGTTCGAGGCGACGAGGTTCGCCCTGGGCCGGAAGAACGCGATGCGGCTCGAGCTCAACGGCTCGGAGGGCTCGCTCGCGTTCGACTTCGAGGACATGAACTCGCTGTGGTTCTACGACGCCGCGGACGAGCCCAATGCGGGCTTCCGCAGGATCCAGGTCACCGAGCCCGAGCACCCGTACACCGGCCACTGGTGGCCGGTGGGCCACGGGCTGGGCTACGAGCACGCGTTCACCCACCAGGCGGTGGACCTCGTGGAGGCGATCGCGGCGGGGAGGCAGCCCGCGCCGTCGTTCGCGGACGCGCTGCAGGTCCAGCGCGTGCTGGAGGCCGTCGAGGCCAGCGCCGCGGACGAATCACGCTGGACCAAGGTTTAG